ACTTATAGGCGTTCTCCGGGTCCTTCGCGATCTCACGGACCGGCTCAGCAACCCCAGGACTGTATGCCAGCGCAAGATCGCGGGCGGTCGCTGTTGGCTTGCTGATTTCAACACTGAGTTTCCCAGGCCGCGGCTTGGCGTGATATTCAAGGGCTGCTTCTTTCAGATCTTGAGACATTGCCACTGTTCCGTTTGTCACGTTTAAAGGTAATAAGCCTACAGACGGCACAAGCCAGCCTGAAGGAGCCCGACATTATGGCCCGCCAGCCCCAAAACGACAAGGGCGAACCGAACAAAATACAACCAGTCAATACGGCAAATTGCTTATAATCAAAAAAACAAACCGCTTTTTACCTGCCACAAAAAAAGCGCCCTGAGGCGCTTTTTTTCAAATCTGCAGAAATATCAGTCTTTCTTACCAGCGATACGACCACCAAAACGCTTCTGGAAGCGATCGATACGACCACCTGTATCCATAACCTTCTGCTTGCCGGTGTAAAAAGGATGGCACTGCGAGCAAACGTCAAGCTGCAGATCATGACCGATAGTAGAACGGGTCTTGATCACATTACCGCAGGAGCATGTTGCGGTGATTTCTTCGTACTTGGGGTGAATACCTTCTTTCATGGCGAACCTCTGTGGGTCATGCCGCTACCTGATCACGGGGCGATAAATGACGCCCTGGTGCCAGGCACCGCATGTTTGAATCAATGGAGAAGACGGGGCACAATCATGCCCTGCCGCAAACAGACCGCGAATCTTACTTGCAATTATCTTTACAGGCAAGCGTTACGCACACCCTGATCTTGCGCTTTTCATCAACCCGGCCATACTGCGGCCGGCAAGATAAGCAGATACCCTAACGCCCAACATCACCAGGGAGCACTCAGTGCCATCCACAGCCCGCATTGCGCTGAACCGGCCGCTCAGAAGGCTCTTTGACTATATTGTCCCCAACGGGCTTTCCCTGAAACCCGGGCAGCGCGTAAAGATTCCTTTCGGGCGCCAGCAGGCTATCGGCCTGATAGTGGACACTGACGTTGAAGCGCCGGCTGGCATCACACTCAAACCAGTCCATAGCACCATTGAAGACTGGCCAGCCCTGCCAGAAGAAACCTTTCAGTTGCTGAGCTGGGCCAGTAACTATTACCAGCATCCATTAGGAGAGTGCCTGTTCGCCGCCCTGCCCCCAGCAATGCGCCGAGGCCGTCCAGCCATCGAAAAAGCCGATGACTGGTGGCTGGCTTGCGGCAGCGGAGTAGCACTACCGGCAAATGCTCACAAGCAGAAAGCCCTTCTGGACTGGATTGCACAGCACACACAAGGTGTAAAAGGCAGC
This Marinobacter sp. ANT_B65 DNA region includes the following protein-coding sequences:
- the rpmE gene encoding 50S ribosomal protein L31 → MKEGIHPKYEEITATCSCGNVIKTRSTIGHDLQLDVCSQCHPFYTGKQKVMDTGGRIDRFQKRFGGRIAGKKD